In a single window of the Pelagibacterium sp. 26DY04 genome:
- a CDS encoding M20/M25/M40 family metallo-hydrolase, translating into MNIDLLRQLCETPGVPGREHRVRALIEREIEGLFDEVRTDSMGSLIAVRRSRTKAEKPLKIMLLCHMDEIGFLVTHVGEKGWIHIDNVGGFDPRTLFARRVKVVTRDGDYPGVMNAGGRPLHISSPEDRKKVPAVKEFFVDIGFGAETRSKVHVGDFIVMDEPLVEMGDKIVSKALDNRIACWLGIEAIRALEASGVDHDCEIHVAFTAQEEVGLRGARTASFSVAPDIGLGVDTTLACDTPGVPENEMVTAQGKGFGLQIKDGSFIADLELVEEFEALAAKEKIPFQRTVLAAGGQDAAAAQQAAAGARAVGIVVGTRYIHTVTEMIEKSDLQAALDILVAYLKGK; encoded by the coding sequence ATGAACATCGACCTTCTCCGCCAGCTCTGCGAAACCCCCGGCGTTCCCGGCCGCGAACACCGTGTCCGCGCCCTGATCGAACGCGAGATCGAGGGACTTTTCGATGAGGTGAGAACCGATTCCATGGGCTCGCTCATCGCCGTGCGCCGCTCGCGGACAAAGGCCGAAAAGCCTTTGAAGATCATGCTGCTCTGCCACATGGATGAAATCGGGTTCCTGGTCACCCATGTGGGCGAGAAGGGCTGGATCCACATCGACAATGTCGGCGGCTTCGATCCGCGCACGCTCTTTGCCCGGCGCGTGAAGGTCGTCACCCGCGACGGCGATTATCCCGGCGTCATGAATGCCGGCGGTCGTCCGCTGCACATCTCCTCGCCCGAGGATCGCAAGAAGGTGCCGGCGGTCAAGGAGTTCTTCGTCGATATCGGCTTCGGGGCGGAAACGCGCTCCAAGGTGCATGTGGGCGATTTCATCGTCATGGACGAACCCCTGGTTGAGATGGGCGACAAGATCGTCTCCAAGGCGCTCGACAACCGCATTGCCTGCTGGCTGGGTATCGAAGCGATCCGCGCGCTCGAAGCGAGCGGGGTCGACCACGATTGCGAAATTCACGTCGCCTTCACGGCTCAGGAGGAAGTGGGGCTGCGCGGCGCCCGCACGGCGTCCTTCTCCGTCGCTCCCGATATCGGGCTGGGCGTGGACACCACGCTCGCCTGCGACACCCCCGGCGTGCCGGAAAACGAAATGGTCACCGCCCAGGGCAAGGGTTTTGGCCTCCAGATCAAGGACGGCTCGTTTATCGCCGATCTGGAACTGGTCGAGGAATTCGAAGCCCTGGCGGCAAAGGAGAAGATCCCCTTCCAGCGCACGGTCCTCGCCGCGGGCGGCCAGGATGCAGCCGCCGCCCAGCAGGCCGCTGCCGGCGCCCGCGCCGTGGGAATCGTGGTGGGCACCCGCTATATCCACACCGTCACCGAAATGATCGAGAAATCCGACCTCCAGGCGGCGCTCGATATCCTCGTCGCCTATCTCAAGGGCAAATAA
- a CDS encoding queuosine precursor transporter, giving the protein MGVRFFWAVLAMAVVVTASNYLVQFPVQGTIGGFDLAQILTWGAFTYPVAFLVNDLTNRHFGPRPARVVVVVGFACAVAMSIFLASPRIAVASGAAFLVAQLLDVSIFDRLRGAQWWKAPLVSSTIGSVIDTILFFGIAFAASFAFLDTGFGLEDSSLPFPTPLLSFGPQVPLWVSLGVGDFLVKMAVTLVLLAPYKVLRRVIPDRTAIVA; this is encoded by the coding sequence ATGGGCGTGCGCTTTTTTTGGGCCGTGCTGGCCATGGCGGTGGTGGTCACCGCATCGAACTATCTCGTTCAGTTTCCGGTACAAGGCACGATCGGCGGATTCGATCTGGCGCAAATCCTCACCTGGGGCGCCTTCACCTATCCGGTCGCGTTCCTGGTCAACGACCTCACCAATCGCCATTTCGGTCCGCGTCCGGCGCGCGTGGTGGTTGTCGTGGGCTTTGCCTGCGCCGTGGCGATGAGCATCTTTCTCGCCTCCCCGCGCATCGCCGTCGCCTCGGGAGCCGCATTCCTTGTCGCCCAGCTTCTCGATGTTTCGATCTTCGACAGGCTGCGCGGCGCGCAATGGTGGAAGGCGCCGCTTGTCTCCTCGACCATCGGCTCGGTGATCGACACGATCCTGTTCTTCGGCATCGCCTTTGCCGCAAGCTTTGCCTTCCTCGATACCGGGTTCGGGCTGGAAGACAGCTCGCTGCCTTTCCCCACTCCGCTGCTCTCGTTCGGGCCGCAAGTGCCGCTCTGGGTTTCGCTCGGCGTCGGCGATTTCCTGGTCAAGATGGCGGTCACTCTGGTGCTGCTCGCACCCTACAAGGTCCTGCGGCGGGTGATCCCCGATCGGACGGCAATCGTCGCTTGA
- the rpmB gene encoding 50S ribosomal protein L28 produces the protein MARRCELTGKGVMTGNNVSHALNRTRRRFLPNLCDVTLISEALDRQVKLRISAAALRTVEHRGGLDAFLIKADDADLSDRARGIKKEIRAALAS, from the coding sequence ATGGCACGGCGCTGTGAACTCACCGGCAAAGGCGTGATGACCGGCAACAATGTGAGCCACGCGCTCAACCGGACCCGCCGCCGCTTTCTGCCCAACCTTTGCGATGTGACGCTGATTTCCGAAGCGCTCGACCGCCAGGTCAAGCTGCGCATTTCGGCTGCGGCTCTGCGCACCGTCGAGCACCGTGGCGGTCTCGACGCTTTCCTCATCAAGGCCGACGATGCCGATCTTTCCGATCGCGCCCGCGGCATCAAGAAGGAAATCCGCGCCGCTCTCGCCAGCTAA
- a CDS encoding DUF3108 domain-containing protein, whose product MKRFSLPSLFATAALALGFAGPATAQQAGSIATYVISIGGINVANVSIRLATEGSAYQLDLSADVAGLAQVVAQGSGAVNSGGVITQTGLQANRFYLETRTANERFALQTAYTNANASEGTVTPPLAPNSDRVPVSSSHRSGVNDPLAAFILRGQVLDGSLCNRTLRIYTGIERFDMPMSYVETTTATSARTAYQGPVVLCAMRYVPVSGHFETSEVTQYLANSDRMLIWYMPLSDSGFFIPYRVLMGSSFGDISMVLVGLQ is encoded by the coding sequence GTGAAACGCTTTTCCCTTCCGTCCCTTTTCGCCACCGCAGCCCTCGCCCTGGGGTTTGCCGGCCCCGCAACCGCCCAGCAGGCGGGCTCGATCGCAACCTATGTGATCTCGATCGGCGGCATCAATGTCGCCAACGTCTCGATCCGGCTGGCAACGGAAGGCTCGGCCTATCAGCTCGATCTTTCGGCCGATGTCGCTGGCCTTGCTCAGGTCGTGGCGCAGGGGTCCGGGGCCGTCAATTCGGGCGGGGTCATCACCCAGACGGGGCTGCAGGCCAACCGCTTCTATCTCGAGACCCGCACCGCCAACGAACGCTTCGCGCTTCAGACCGCCTATACCAATGCCAATGCGAGCGAGGGCACGGTGACCCCGCCGCTTGCGCCCAATTCCGATCGCGTGCCGGTCAGCTCGTCCCACCGCTCCGGCGTCAACGACCCGCTGGCCGCTTTCATCCTGCGCGGACAGGTGCTCGACGGCTCGCTCTGCAACCGCACCCTGCGCATCTATACCGGCATCGAGCGCTTCGACATGCCCATGAGCTATGTCGAAACCACAACCGCCACCTCGGCCCGCACCGCCTATCAGGGGCCGGTCGTTCTTTGCGCCATGCGCTATGTTCCGGTGTCAGGCCATTTCGAGACGTCCGAAGTCACCCAATACCTCGCAAATTCCGATCGCATGCTGATCTGGTACATGCCGCTTTCGGATTCGGGATTCTTCATTCCCTATCGCGTGCTGATGGGCTCGAGCTTCGGGGATATCTCGATGGTGCTGGTGGGGCTGCAATAG
- a CDS encoding MFS transporter, with amino-acid sequence MSGRRGFYSLVLAEVCSISGTRLSMIAIPWLVLTMTGDPVLTGVVAFAEMAPYVIAKALGGPLLDRLGARRVSIVGDFASVGVVAAVPVLDHFELLAVPLLIALMAILGALRGPADAAKQAMIPSVAREGKLPLERVTGIMGTIERLASTIGAAAAGALVAVIGPAQALAFNGICLAVAAIVLLAGTRSTTIAEAGVPQSYGRQFAEGFDFLRKDAVLVGIAVMVALTNFIDQAFGVVLVPVWAAESGRGAAAIGLVLAVFSGFSILGSAVATAFAEKLPRLAVYIGAFVLVGLPRFVVFAFDAPLAAILAVLAVGGFASGFLNPIISAVILERIPEKLVGRVSSLVTASAWALMPFGGIVGGVLIAGIGLEATLLILGFVYLAITLAPLGLKRFRGFARRPEVV; translated from the coding sequence ATGAGCGGCCGGCGCGGTTTTTATTCTCTCGTACTGGCCGAGGTCTGTTCCATTTCGGGCACAAGGCTCTCGATGATCGCCATCCCCTGGCTGGTGCTGACCATGACCGGGGATCCGGTGCTCACCGGCGTCGTCGCCTTTGCCGAAATGGCGCCCTATGTCATTGCCAAGGCGCTCGGCGGACCGCTGCTCGACCGGCTGGGGGCGCGGCGGGTTTCGATTGTTGGTGACTTCGCTTCGGTGGGCGTGGTGGCGGCCGTTCCGGTGCTCGATCATTTCGAGCTTTTGGCCGTTCCCCTCCTCATCGCTCTGATGGCGATTCTGGGGGCGCTGCGCGGACCGGCCGATGCGGCCAAGCAGGCGATGATCCCGAGCGTTGCGCGGGAAGGAAAGCTGCCGCTCGAGCGGGTGACGGGCATAATGGGGACGATCGAGCGGCTGGCTTCGACCATCGGAGCGGCTGCGGCCGGCGCGCTGGTTGCTGTCATCGGTCCAGCGCAGGCGCTGGCCTTCAATGGCATTTGCCTGGCCGTGGCGGCGATCGTCCTGCTCGCCGGCACGCGATCCACCACGATAGCCGAGGCCGGGGTGCCTCAGAGCTATGGCCGTCAGTTCGCGGAAGGGTTCGATTTTCTGCGCAAGGATGCGGTGCTGGTCGGGATCGCCGTGATGGTGGCGCTGACCAATTTCATCGATCAGGCCTTTGGCGTCGTGCTGGTGCCGGTCTGGGCCGCCGAGAGCGGGCGTGGCGCGGCGGCTATCGGGCTGGTGCTGGCGGTCTTTTCGGGGTTTTCGATCCTCGGCTCGGCGGTGGCGACAGCCTTTGCCGAAAAGCTGCCGCGGCTGGCCGTTTACATCGGCGCTTTTGTCCTTGTGGGCCTGCCACGCTTCGTTGTCTTTGCATTCGACGCCCCCCTTGCGGCGATTTTGGCCGTGCTGGCGGTGGGCGGGTTTGCATCGGGATTTCTCAATCCGATCATTTCAGCGGTGATCCTCGAGCGCATACCCGAAAAGCTGGTGGGGCGGGTCTCCTCGCTGGTCACCGCTTCGGCCTGGGCGTTGATGCCGTTCGGTGGCATTGTGGGCGGGGTGCTGATTGCCGGGATCGGGCTGGAGGCCACCCTGCTGATCCTGGGATTCGTCTATCTCGCGATCACGCTCGCGCCCTTGGGGCTCAAGCGGTTTCGCGGATTTGCACGGCGGCCGGAGGTGGTTTAG
- a CDS encoding helix-turn-helix domain-containing protein: MREISQIVPDARALKALTHPDRLKMLGILRLEGPQTATSLATRLGLNSGATSYHLRQLAQHGFIEIDESRGNKRDKWWRARHESTMIAPAEAEGDARDASMAMMQAVVSHHAAAMQRAHDTFTDLSPEWQKAQTLSDFTIALSADAARALLDELHALLWKAKEEAPALGEPLPQGWRPFTIHLHGFPYVPEDGGET, from the coding sequence ATGCGCGAAATTTCCCAAATCGTTCCCGATGCCCGGGCCCTCAAGGCGCTCACTCATCCGGACCGGCTCAAGATGCTGGGGATTTTGCGGCTTGAAGGGCCGCAGACCGCGACGAGCCTGGCAACGCGGCTGGGGCTCAATTCGGGAGCGACGAGCTATCATCTGCGCCAACTCGCCCAGCACGGTTTCATCGAGATCGATGAAAGCCGCGGCAACAAGCGCGACAAGTGGTGGAGGGCGCGGCACGAATCCACGATGATCGCGCCGGCCGAAGCGGAAGGCGATGCCCGGGACGCCTCGATGGCCATGATGCAGGCCGTGGTCAGTCACCATGCCGCCGCTATGCAGCGGGCGCACGACACCTTCACCGATCTGTCGCCCGAATGGCAAAAAGCGCAAACGCTGAGCGATTTTACGATTGCGCTTTCCGCCGATGCGGCCCGCGCGCTTTTGGACGAGCTTCACGCCCTTCTCTGGAAGGCCAAAGAGGAGGCACCGGCTTTGGGCGAGCCGCTTCCCCAAGGCTGGCGACCCTTCACCATTCATCTCCATGGCTTTCCCTATGTACCCGAGGACGGCGGGGAGACATGA
- a CDS encoding DMT family transporter, whose amino-acid sequence MATAVLNSAAQNRVGYGLILAFSAFAVFAWSDAFIKFLHGAINPFEIAFFGAAFGFVALPFLRRPGDQWSDIVRTTNRPLWLVRFVSSGVGAVGSVTAFSYLPMAEAFSLIFLLPSFVTIMSVFFLKEKVGIRRWGAVIVGFIGVLIILRPGFRELSIGHLGAIFGGLSGAISIIIFRAMGPKEKNLSLYGAGVLGWLIICGIAMIPVFTMPSPEQWLFLAGYGLLAALANVLMMMSAAHAPAAYVAPTQYSQMLWALVIGYVFFGELVDLPMVFGIVLIIASGLLTLLRERQRHTPLPPPVAADPQAGVAVTPHED is encoded by the coding sequence ATGGCAACGGCAGTTCTCAATTCGGCGGCACAGAACAGGGTGGGCTATGGCCTTATACTGGCGTTCTCCGCCTTTGCCGTCTTTGCCTGGAGCGACGCATTCATCAAATTCCTGCATGGGGCGATCAATCCGTTCGAGATCGCTTTTTTCGGCGCGGCCTTCGGCTTCGTGGCGCTGCCCTTCCTGCGGCGGCCGGGGGACCAGTGGAGCGATATCGTGCGGACCACCAATCGCCCGCTGTGGCTGGTGCGGTTCGTGTCTTCGGGCGTGGGCGCTGTGGGGAGCGTCACAGCATTCAGCTATCTGCCCATGGCCGAAGCGTTTTCGCTGATCTTCCTGCTGCCGTCCTTCGTCACCATCATGTCGGTGTTTTTCCTCAAGGAGAAAGTCGGCATCAGGCGCTGGGGCGCGGTGATCGTGGGGTTCATCGGCGTGCTGATCATCCTCAGGCCCGGTTTCCGCGAGCTGTCGATCGGCCATCTGGGGGCGATCTTCGGTGGATTGAGCGGGGCGATCTCGATCATCATCTTCCGGGCGATGGGCCCCAAGGAAAAGAACCTCTCGCTTTATGGCGCGGGTGTACTGGGATGGCTGATCATCTGCGGCATCGCCATGATCCCGGTGTTTACGATGCCCTCTCCCGAGCAATGGCTGTTCCTTGCCGGCTATGGCCTGCTGGCCGCGCTCGCCAATGTTTTGATGATGATGTCGGCGGCCCATGCGCCCGCCGCCTATGTGGCGCCCACCCAGTACAGCCAGATGCTCTGGGCGCTGGTCATCGGCTATGTATTTTTCGGTGAATTGGTCGATCTGCCCATGGTCTTTGGTATCGTCCTCATCATCGCTTCGGGCCTTTTGACGCTATTGCGCGAGCGCCAGCGCCACACGCCACTGCCACCGCCAGTGGCCGCCGATCCGCAGGCGGGCGTGGCGGTGACACCGCACGAAGATTGA
- a CDS encoding substrate-binding domain-containing protein translates to MLVALAAAGLSSTAFGQDSFTIGLSNGFVGSEWRTQMIEEAQAAAEAWSENGVEVEVIVQSGNVDVQGQIGHIRNFINQGVDAIIINPQSPTAFDPVFAQAAAAGILVIATDAEVSSPDAIYVGIDQKQYGVQAAEWLVETLGGEGNVVTIDGIAGNPANEARVAGYEEVFAQHEGINVLNQANANWDQAQGQQVMQNLLATYPDIDGVLVQDGMADGAWRAIEAAGRTEDIAATGEIRRDFLVRWQEQGLNSAASVNPPGVMASALNVAVLALQGNEFREDVFTGQYGNAIYIPIPFVDNDNLAENVAASEGQPGYWSVTAVVTPEEAQEFFQ, encoded by the coding sequence ATTTTGGTGGCCCTTGCGGCTGCCGGCCTGTCCTCGACCGCATTCGGTCAGGATAGCTTTACCATCGGCCTTTCCAACGGTTTCGTGGGTAGCGAATGGCGTACCCAGATGATCGAGGAGGCTCAGGCCGCAGCCGAGGCCTGGTCTGAAAACGGGGTGGAAGTCGAAGTCATCGTCCAGAGCGGCAATGTCGACGTCCAGGGCCAGATCGGCCACATCCGCAATTTCATCAATCAGGGTGTCGATGCCATCATCATCAACCCCCAGAGCCCGACCGCTTTCGATCCGGTCTTTGCCCAGGCCGCCGCTGCCGGCATCCTCGTGATCGCCACCGACGCCGAAGTCTCCTCCCCCGACGCCATCTATGTCGGCATCGACCAGAAGCAGTATGGCGTGCAGGCCGCCGAATGGTTGGTTGAAACGCTCGGCGGCGAAGGCAATGTCGTCACCATCGACGGCATCGCCGGCAACCCCGCTAACGAGGCCCGCGTCGCTGGCTATGAGGAAGTCTTCGCCCAGCATGAGGGCATCAATGTCCTCAATCAGGCCAATGCCAACTGGGATCAGGCACAGGGTCAGCAGGTAATGCAGAACCTGCTCGCTACCTATCCCGATATCGATGGCGTTCTGGTCCAGGACGGCATGGCCGACGGCGCCTGGCGCGCCATCGAGGCGGCCGGCCGCACTGAGGACATTGCCGCCACCGGTGAAATCCGCCGCGACTTCCTGGTACGCTGGCAGGAGCAGGGCCTCAATTCGGCCGCTTCGGTCAACCCTCCGGGCGTGATGGCCTCGGCGCTCAATGTCGCCGTGCTCGCGCTGCAGGGCAATGAGTTCCGCGAAGACGTGTTCACCGGCCAGTATGGCAATGCCATCTATATCCCGATCCCGTTCGTCGATAACGACAACCTCGCCGAGAACGTGGCTGCTTCCGAAGGACAGCCGGGCTACTGGTCGGTCACCGCAGTCGTGACCCCGGAAGAAGCCCAGGAATTCTTCCAGTAA
- a CDS encoding sugar ABC transporter ATP-binding protein: protein MSVALQAKDVVKHFGAVKALVDGQLSVEEGEIHALMGANGCGKSTLCKIIAGAVSPTSGEIVFEGQRADFSSPRAAEHAGIALFYQELSLIPQLSVADNIFLGHEPKKGAFVDRKALREKSAELIALFDGVAGVGLDPDVIVADLPPDQRQIVEILKVFAKNPRLMIMDEATAALDGRQSERFFDILRQKKAQGVSTIMISHRLDEVFAVCDRITVMRNGATITSVDTAATTREEVVHNMVGDVTAPARRDRSAEPAGEVTLEVRNLRNFRVSNVSLKAHRGEILGLAGLQGQGQSALLQGLFGARPFTEGELRFEGRALSIKRPGQAVREGFAYVSGDRARDAALGGRSIFENLVSALTVRERLKIVNPGTLKPRVEEVSKGLKTKFSHLDAPIGTLSGGNQQKIFISRWLATKPKLLLLDDPTKGIDLGAKSDLFALMRQLADGGATILFYSSEDSEILDYADRVIVFNGGEISAELMGDAINPVNLARAAFGEAA from the coding sequence ATGTCTGTTGCGCTTCAAGCCAAGGACGTGGTCAAGCATTTCGGCGCCGTCAAGGCGCTGGTCGATGGGCAGCTTTCCGTGGAGGAAGGCGAAATCCATGCGCTCATGGGCGCCAATGGCTGCGGCAAGAGCACGCTGTGCAAGATCATCGCCGGCGCCGTGTCGCCAACCTCGGGCGAGATCGTCTTTGAAGGCCAGCGGGCCGATTTCTCCAGCCCCCGCGCCGCCGAACATGCCGGTATCGCGCTGTTCTATCAGGAACTGAGCCTCATTCCGCAATTGAGCGTCGCCGACAATATCTTCCTCGGCCATGAGCCCAAAAAGGGCGCCTTCGTCGACCGCAAGGCGCTCCGTGAAAAATCGGCCGAACTCATCGCGCTTTTCGACGGTGTCGCCGGGGTGGGCCTGGACCCCGACGTCATCGTTGCCGACCTGCCGCCCGATCAGCGTCAGATCGTCGAAATCCTGAAAGTCTTCGCCAAGAACCCGCGCCTGATGATCATGGACGAGGCGACCGCCGCCCTCGATGGCCGTCAGTCGGAGCGCTTTTTCGACATCCTGCGCCAAAAAAAGGCGCAAGGTGTCTCCACCATCATGATCTCGCACCGGCTTGATGAAGTCTTCGCCGTTTGTGACCGCATCACCGTCATGCGCAATGGCGCAACCATCACCTCAGTCGATACCGCCGCCACGACGCGCGAAGAGGTGGTTCACAACATGGTCGGCGATGTCACCGCCCCCGCCCGCCGCGACCGTTCCGCCGAACCCGCTGGCGAAGTGACCCTCGAAGTCCGCAACCTGAGAAATTTCCGCGTTTCCAACGTGTCCCTCAAGGCCCACCGCGGCGAGATCCTCGGCCTTGCCGGCCTGCAGGGCCAGGGTCAGTCGGCGCTGCTCCAAGGCCTGTTCGGCGCCCGGCCCTTTACCGAGGGCGAATTGCGATTCGAAGGTCGCGCGCTTTCGATCAAGCGCCCTGGCCAGGCCGTTCGCGAAGGCTTTGCCTATGTTTCGGGCGATCGCGCCCGCGACGCGGCCCTGGGCGGGCGCTCGATCTTTGAAAACCTCGTCAGCGCGCTGACCGTCCGCGAGCGATTGAAGATCGTCAACCCGGGAACCCTCAAGCCTCGCGTCGAGGAGGTTTCAAAGGGTTTGAAGACCAAATTTTCTCATCTCGATGCGCCGATCGGCACGCTATCGGGCGGCAACCAGCAAAAGATCTTCATCTCCCGCTGGCTGGCAACCAAGCCCAAGCTCCTGCTGCTCGACGACCCCACCAAGGGTATCGATCTGGGCGCCAAGTCGGACCTTTTCGCCTTGATGCGGCAATTGGCCGATGGCGGCGCCACCATTCTTTTCTATTCGTCGGAAGATTCGGAAATCCTCGACTATGCCGACCGGGTCATCGTTTTCAATGGCGGTGAAATCTCGGCCGAACTCATGGGCGATGCCATCAATCCGGTCAATCTGGCCCGCGCCGCTTTCGGGGAGGCTGCATGA
- a CDS encoding ABC transporter permease has translation MNALGFVRSRPWLITVLVLVLLVAINIALQPSFTNPGVLRSNLATFLPLVLVAIGQTYVILAGDIDLSVGSIVALANVVTVTVIAAMGGTDLAIWIGMASGVGVGLACGLVNGLLISGLRFQPIVTTFATGILFAALALWVLPQAGLPVPQNYWRTYGESFFGVPLVAWVLIFGVVFTLVVSRTVFHSHLLAAGGNRTGAFQSGLRLGSIRIVSFMIAGFFSALAALCLTGETASGDPLLGQTLALSSISAVVLGGTALAGGFGGAFGSIIGALVLGMIGNVIFFAGLPFEYQTLVQGIIVLLALAGGVFVTRR, from the coding sequence ATGAACGCGCTGGGATTTGTAAGGAGCCGCCCCTGGCTCATCACCGTTCTCGTTCTGGTGCTGCTGGTTGCGATCAATATCGCGCTGCAGCCCTCGTTCACCAATCCCGGCGTGTTGCGCTCGAATCTCGCCACCTTCCTGCCCCTGGTGCTGGTTGCCATCGGGCAGACCTACGTGATCCTGGCCGGTGACATCGACCTTTCGGTCGGCTCCATCGTGGCGCTGGCCAATGTGGTGACCGTCACCGTGATCGCCGCCATGGGTGGCACCGACCTCGCTATCTGGATCGGCATGGCCAGCGGCGTGGGTGTGGGCCTGGCCTGTGGCCTCGTCAATGGCCTCTTGATCTCTGGCCTGCGCTTCCAGCCGATCGTCACGACCTTCGCCACCGGCATTCTGTTCGCCGCCCTCGCCCTGTGGGTGCTTCCCCAGGCTGGCCTTCCCGTGCCACAGAACTATTGGCGCACCTATGGCGAGAGCTTTTTCGGTGTTCCGCTGGTTGCCTGGGTCCTGATCTTCGGCGTCGTCTTTACCCTGGTGGTCTCGCGCACCGTGTTCCACAGCCACCTTCTGGCGGCCGGCGGCAATCGTACAGGGGCCTTCCAGTCCGGGCTTCGTCTGGGCAGCATTCGCATCGTCTCGTTCATGATCGCGGGGTTCTTTTCGGCCCTTGCCGCTCTATGCCTTACCGGCGAAACCGCTTCGGGCGATCCGCTCCTGGGCCAGACACTGGCGCTCTCTTCGATTTCGGCGGTGGTGTTGGGCGGCACGGCGCTGGCCGGCGGCTTCGGTGGTGCCTTCGGCTCGATCATCGGCGCCCTGGTGCTGGGCATGATCGGCAACGTCATCTTCTTTGCCGGCCTGCCTTTCGAATATCAAACGCTCGTCCAGGGCATCATCGTTCTTCTCGCCCTTGCCGGCGGCGTATTCGTAACGAGGCGGTAA
- a CDS encoding ABC transporter permease produces MANPTSRITSILTDPLTLAIGASIALLLIGELVSPGFAQGQQIVRLLTVAAILGIVAAGQNLVILGGREGIDLSVGAMISLGAVLAGNMMNGQNEMIPLAILVAAGVPFLIGLINGLGVTFVRIPPLVMTLGMTAVIQGGLVVYSQGVPSGQAAPMLSAFINRPFLFGIPGILFVWVLIAIAMWFLLRRTAFGYAVYAMGSNERAATLNGIPVRFVRVMIFGLSGLFAGLAGLCVIGYTGSSFISVGDQYVLPTVIAVVIGGTSLAGGIGGYWGTMAGAVALTILQSVLITLNMDVWMRQVIFGLTLLALMLLYGRQKQLRV; encoded by the coding sequence ATGGCCAATCCAACGTCCCGCATCACATCGATCCTCACCGATCCGCTCACCCTGGCGATCGGCGCCTCCATCGCCCTGCTGCTGATCGGCGAACTGGTTTCCCCCGGTTTCGCGCAGGGCCAGCAGATCGTGCGGCTTCTGACCGTCGCCGCCATCCTGGGCATCGTCGCCGCCGGGCAGAACCTCGTGATCCTCGGTGGCCGCGAGGGCATCGATCTTTCCGTCGGCGCCATGATCTCCTTGGGCGCCGTTCTCGCCGGCAACATGATGAACGGCCAGAACGAAATGATCCCGCTTGCCATCCTGGTTGCGGCGGGTGTTCCGTTCCTTATTGGCCTCATCAACGGTCTCGGCGTCACCTTCGTGCGCATTCCACCCCTGGTGATGACCCTGGGCATGACTGCCGTGATCCAGGGCGGCCTTGTGGTCTATTCCCAGGGCGTGCCCTCGGGTCAGGCCGCGCCCATGCTCTCGGCTTTCATCAACCGGCCGTTCCTCTTCGGCATTCCCGGCATCCTTTTCGTTTGGGTGCTGATTGCCATCGCCATGTGGTTCCTGCTGCGCCGCACCGCCTTCGGCTATGCGGTCTACGCCATGGGCTCCAACGAACGCGCCGCCACCCTCAACGGTATTCCCGTGCGCTTCGTGCGCGTGATGATTTTCGGGCTCTCGGGTCTCTTCGCCGGCCTCGCCGGGCTCTGCGTCATCGGTTATACCGGCTCGTCCTTCATTTCGGTGGGCGACCAGTATGTCCTGCCCACGGTGATCGCCGTAGTGATCGGTGGCACTTCGCTCGCCGGCGGTATCGGCGGCTACTGGGGCACAATGGCCGGCGCGGTGGCGCTCACCATTCTCCAGAGCGTCCTGATCACGCTCAACATGGACGTGTGGATGCGTCAGGTGATCTTCGGTCTTACACTGCTCGCACTGATGTTGCTCTACGGGCGCCAGAAACAACTTCGCGTCTAA